A single genomic interval of Caretta caretta isolate rCarCar2 chromosome 23, rCarCar1.hap1, whole genome shotgun sequence harbors:
- the LOC125627984 gene encoding uncharacterized protein LOC125627984 yields the protein MGEKANTCPYCGKGFRRSSHLTRHLGTHSGGEQRSYSCSHRGKGPALAPPPVGERPFTCTHCGKAFGRSAHLARHQETHSGERPYKCTYCGKAFGRNAHLTRHHGTHTGERPYQCGICGRAFTRDAHLTRHQLVHTGEKPFQCGVCGKAFTRSAHLARHQGTHTGEKPFECGVCGKAFTRDAHLARHRATHTGERPYKCADCGKGFGATSHLLRHQRTHQE from the coding sequence ATGGGTGAGAAGGCCAACACGTGCCCGTACTGTGGCAAGGGCTTCCGGCGCAGCTCCCACCTGACCCGGCATCTGGGCACCCACTCAGGCGGAGAGCAGCGCTCCTATTCCTGCAGCCACCGTGGCAAGGGCCCGGCCCTGGCTCCGCCGCCGGTGGGCGAGCGCCCCTTCACCTGCACCCACTGCGGGAAAGCCTTTGGGCGCAGCGCCCACCTGGCCCGGCACCAGGAGACCCACTCCGGCGAACGCCCCTACAAGTGCACCTACTGCGGGAAAGCCTTCGGGCGCAACGCCCACCTGACCCGGCACCATGGCACCCATACTGGCGAGCGTCCCTACCAGTGCGGCATATGTGGCAGGGCCTTCACCCGCGACGCCCACTTGACCCGGCACCAGCTCGTCCACACCGGCGAGAAGCCATTCCAGTGTGGCGTCTGTGGCAAAGCCTTCACCCGCAGCGCCCACCTGGCCCGGCACCAGGGCACCCACACGGGCGAGAAGCCCTTTGAGTGCGGGGTCTGCGGCAAAGCCTTCACCCGCGACGCCCACTTGGCCCGACACCGGGCCACTCACACCGGCGAGCGCCCCTACAAGTGCGCCGACTGCGGGAAGGGCTTCGGAGCCACCTCCCACCTCCTCCGCCACCAGAGGACCCACCAGGAGTAG